One Thermoanaerobaculales bacterium genomic window carries:
- a CDS encoding rubrerythrin family protein: MASTQDNLMAAFAGESQARNMYTFYAQVARKEGYHYIAKIFDETALNEMRHAKDEFRLAGKLGDTAANLRAAISGEDHETKSMYPEFAAQAQAEGNKEAAILFRMIARIEAEHRDRYAKVLEMVEKGTVYKRDQPIRWKCSVCGYIHEGTEPPGKCPCCQHAREYFEPENLEL; the protein is encoded by the coding sequence ATGGCGAGCACCCAGGACAACCTCATGGCGGCCTTCGCCGGCGAGAGCCAGGCCCGCAACATGTACACCTTCTACGCCCAAGTGGCGCGCAAGGAGGGGTACCACTACATCGCCAAGATCTTCGACGAGACCGCGCTCAACGAGATGCGCCACGCCAAGGACGAGTTCCGGCTCGCCGGCAAGCTCGGCGACACCGCGGCCAACCTCCGGGCGGCGATCTCGGGCGAGGACCACGAGACGAAGTCGATGTACCCGGAGTTCGCGGCGCAGGCGCAGGCCGAGGGCAACAAGGAGGCCGCGATCCTGTTCCGGATGATCGCCCGGATCGAGGCCGAGCACCGCGACCGCTACGCCAAGGTGCTCGAGATGGTCGAGAAGGGCACCGTCTACAAGCGTGACCAGCCGATCCGCTGGAAGTGCTCGGTGTGCGGCTACATCCACGAGGGCACCGAGCCACCGGGCAAGTGCCCGTGCTGCCAGCACGCGCGGGAGTACTTCGAGCCCGAGAACCTGGAGCTCTGA